The genomic segment AGCTATGAGTGGAGGGGTGGACAGTGCTGTCACTGCAGGCCTACTCATGGAAGAAGGTTACGAAGTGATCGGGGTCAACCTGCGTACCTGGGAGTATGAGGCTCCTGCTTGCGATACCACTAAAAAATCCTGTTGTTCTCCTGAAGATATAAGGGACGCGAGAGATGTCGGTCTCTCTTTAAACATTCCTTTTTATGTGATCAAGATGGAGAAACTTTTCCAAGAGAAGGTCATAGACAGATTTGTAAATGATTACAAGGAAGGAAAGACCCCGAATCCTTGCGTGGAATGTAATACTTTCGTGAAATTCGGTGCCTTATTCGAAAAGGCGCAAGCATTAGGAATTGATAAAATAGCTACCGGACATTATGCAAACATCGTAGAGATAGATGGAAGATATGCCGTGTCCAACGCTCAGGATATGAATAAGAACCAGGCATATTATTTGTATGGATTATCCCAAGAGAATCTGAAAAATACCGTTTTTCCATTGGGTGGAATGACTAAACCTGAGGTTCGAGAGATCGCAAGAAGAATGGGACTTCCAGTTGCCGAAAAAGCGGAGTCTCAAGAGATCTGTTTTATTCCTGAAAACGATTATAGAAAGTTTTTGGCTAAGAAGAATATTAACTTCACTCCTG from the Leptospira andrefontaineae genome contains:
- the mnmA gene encoding tRNA 2-thiouridine(34) synthase MnmA; this translates as MSKGKIIVAMSGGVDSAVTAGLLMEEGYEVIGVNLRTWEYEAPACDTTKKSCCSPEDIRDARDVGLSLNIPFYVIKMEKLFQEKVIDRFVNDYKEGKTPNPCVECNTFVKFGALFEKAQALGIDKIATGHYANIVEIDGRYAVSNAQDMNKNQAYYLYGLSQENLKNTVFPLGGMTKPEVREIARRMGLPVAEKAESQEICFIPENDYRKFLAKKNINFTPGFFKLQDGQVIGEHSGKENFTIGQRKGLGIAWKAPLYVISIQDDGTVVLAEERQTFVESFIVEDLNLQAWAPVLETESSECRVQVRYRSRPIRAKVVRNENFIEVFPLEEVKGVAPGQSAVFYPNDSDYLLAGGIIRKGSVTTYEKSELSISENSELGVSVLP